One stretch of Deinococcus aerophilus DNA includes these proteins:
- a CDS encoding S1 RNA-binding domain-containing protein: MVQLDSGAVAEGRVTRVTDFGAFIQFENGETGLVHISQIAHSFVRNIHDHVREGENIEVKVLGRDERGRLDLSIKELLEEPEEVPRPRAIGRQSPQFEAKLRSFMRDAKERTTAGGPKKPGGSGGKRKK, from the coding sequence TTGGTGCAGCTTGATTCCGGCGCGGTGGCTGAAGGCCGCGTGACACGTGTGACCGATTTCGGCGCCTTCATCCAGTTCGAGAACGGCGAGACAGGTCTGGTTCACATCTCGCAGATCGCCCACTCGTTCGTGCGCAACATTCACGACCATGTGCGCGAGGGCGAGAACATTGAAGTCAAGGTGCTGGGCCGCGACGAGCGGGGCCGCCTTGACCTGTCCATCAAGGAATTGCTGGAAGAGCCCGAGGAGGTGCCCCGCCCACGCGCCATCGGACGGCAAAGCCCGCAGTTCGAGGCCAAGCTGCGCTCTTTCATGCGCGATGCCAAGGAGCGCACCACCGCCGGCGGCCCCAAGAAGCCCGGCGGCAGCGGCGGCAAGCGCAAGAAGTAA
- a CDS encoding OsmC family protein yields the protein MTASSKKTLNVTWLGEQRYLGVSASGHQLLIDNSATKVGVSPMEALLGALATCTAYDVVEVMKKRRTPLASYRIEVEGTRADTDPKRYTHITVRHIAGGQGVTAEALERAAHLSHEKYCSVAGSLNSEITVETQLEGPAQEAVRPV from the coding sequence ATGACAGCTTCCTCCAAGAAGACCCTGAACGTGACCTGGCTGGGCGAACAGCGTTATCTGGGCGTCAGTGCCAGCGGCCATCAGCTGCTGATAGACAACAGTGCCACCAAGGTCGGCGTCTCGCCGATGGAGGCCCTGCTGGGGGCGCTGGCGACCTGTACGGCCTATGACGTGGTGGAGGTCATGAAAAAGCGCCGCACGCCGCTGGCCAGCTACCGTATCGAGGTCGAGGGCACCCGGGCCGACACCGATCCCAAGCGGTACACCCATATCACTGTGCGGCACATCGCAGGCGGCCAGGGCGTGACGGCCGAGGCGCTGGAGCGCGCCGCACACCTGAGCCACGAGAAATACTGCTCGGTGGCGGGCAGCCTGAACAGCGAGATCACGGTGGAAACGCAGCTGGAAGGCCCCGCCCAGGAGGCGGTTCGTCCGGTCTGA
- a CDS encoding mercuric reductase, producing MPEAIVVGAGQAGVPLARDLAGAGWRVTLIEREHVGGTCVNEGCTPTKAMIASAHAAHVARSSGELGVHVQSVRTDLGQIVDRVQGIVTEFREGSEAGLKKAGVELLAGEARFSGPREVQVSLNDGGQRQLRADYVFINVGARPRWPELPGVHEVGALTSKEILHLRELPSHLLILGGGYISLEFAQMYVRLGSRVTVVETGERLLPREDPDVVAALRAVLEAEGVGFLLGAQAVQTRREGGEVVLEVRQGDEARTLSGSHLLVAVGRVPNTEHLNVEATGAKLDRHGAVGVDGHLRAAEGVYALGDVKGGPAFTHISYDDHRIVRDALLRGTERSYHDRPVPYTLFTDPQLGRVGLARQDACSLGRPTRVYTLPMSSVARAIETNATAGMMRAVVDDASDLLLGVTVLGTEGGEVMSALQLAMMGGLSASDLRGATLAHPTLCESINNLFMSTPETLDGQDDPST from the coding sequence ATGCCTGAGGCCATCGTGGTCGGTGCCGGGCAGGCGGGTGTGCCGCTGGCGCGTGATCTGGCGGGCGCCGGCTGGAGGGTCACGCTGATCGAGCGGGAGCATGTGGGCGGAACCTGTGTCAACGAGGGCTGCACCCCGACCAAGGCCATGATTGCCAGCGCCCACGCCGCCCATGTGGCCCGCAGTTCCGGTGAGCTGGGTGTTCACGTTCAGAGCGTCCGCACCGATCTGGGGCAGATTGTGGACCGGGTGCAGGGCATCGTCACGGAGTTCCGGGAGGGCAGTGAGGCGGGTCTGAAGAAGGCCGGAGTTGAACTGCTTGCCGGGGAAGCCCGCTTCAGTGGGCCCCGCGAAGTGCAGGTCAGTCTGAATGACGGTGGACAGCGGCAGCTGCGTGCCGACTACGTGTTCATCAATGTGGGCGCGCGGCCCCGCTGGCCCGAGCTGCCGGGGGTGCATGAGGTGGGGGCACTGACCTCGAAAGAAATTCTGCACCTGCGCGAGTTGCCCTCCCATCTGCTGATTCTGGGCGGCGGGTATATCAGCCTGGAATTCGCACAGATGTATGTGCGCCTGGGCAGCCGCGTGACCGTCGTGGAGACGGGAGAGCGTCTGCTGCCCCGCGAGGACCCGGATGTGGTGGCGGCGCTGCGCGCGGTGCTGGAGGCGGAGGGCGTCGGGTTCCTGCTGGGGGCACAGGCCGTGCAGACCCGGCGCGAGGGCGGGGAGGTCGTGCTGGAGGTCCGGCAGGGCGATGAAGCGCGAACCCTGAGCGGCTCGCATCTGCTGGTCGCGGTGGGCCGCGTTCCCAATACCGAGCACCTGAATGTGGAGGCGACGGGCGCCAAACTCGACCGACACGGCGCGGTTGGAGTGGACGGGCACTTGCGGGCCGCTGAGGGGGTGTATGCGCTGGGCGACGTGAAGGGCGGGCCGGCCTTCACGCACATTTCGTATGACGACCACCGCATCGTGCGTGACGCCCTGCTGCGGGGCACCGAGCGGTCCTATCACGACCGCCCGGTGCCCTACACCCTGTTCACCGATCCACAGCTGGGCCGGGTGGGGCTGGCCCGGCAGGACGCATGTTCGCTGGGCCGCCCGACGCGGGTCTATACCCTGCCGATGTCCAGCGTGGCCCGCGCCATCGAGACGAACGCCACCGCCGGGATGATGCGGGCCGTGGTTGACGATGCCAGTGATCTGCTGCTCGGCGTGACCGTGCTGGGCACAGAGGGGGGAGAGGTCATGAGCGCCCTGCAACTCGCCATGATGGGCGGCCTGAGCGCCTCGGACCTGCGCGGCGCCACCCTGGCCCACCCGACCCTGTGCGAGTCCATCAACAACCTCTTTATGAGCACGCCGGAAACGCTGGACGGCCAGGACGACCCCAGCACCTGA
- a CDS encoding peptidoglycan D,D-transpeptidase FtsI family protein, with protein sequence MSRAERPLHPPLNPRGRQRRVGPRREGAGGSLSGVRTVGHGKGRVGWLALALSVGLLGLGARLFTLQVTQHGQYAVQSASNFQRDEVIRALRGEIRTRDGLLLATNRLAVDLVYTGRKAADRATPLPAWDKIVYLAGIKPDVLVAGQPREPNFHKEAETVLARNVPQDRLAALYEYTVLVPSLELRERVERIYPQGKMAAHLLGYVQEADDRQVKEDGYTVGDLVGRSGLEYSLQKTLEGKNGVLRREVTATGRPLTQRVIDPGQRGQDVLLTIDSRLQRAAEDALRQGLVDVNEGRSKYGKPPEPFTRGAVIAIDPRTNEVLAMASSPAYDPNWFSRVPSPDPVAKNWAIDPNRKDAALDAVTSNRALQAYNPGSVFKIASALMYVERWGNFSLSCAPTYYFGRARFNNWSHTNLGMVDARKAIAFSCNPWFYDSAVRATPGVYSRQLKSRLTELGYNRPTGLEIVGEKTGLLTDIDDYSTPAAPWYAGSGLNMSIGQGDVLVTPAQVARVMSTIINEGQQRPLTVVQAVDGKAPPRSQPISVVRNGNTEIFRFIKEGMHWTTSIPGGTASTKLGPNLFPVPTAGKTGTAENGISARPDKGYAYTHAWYEGYGPVGNPTFAVVAFFQNGGEGYGPGLNAVKRMFAARWCVTLGDRLSALPLAEQQPCLGELDHMREVYRVRAQRETDTAAEQSQQVP encoded by the coding sequence GTGAGCCGCGCCGAACGCCCCCTGCATCCCCCCCTGAATCCGCGGGGCCGCCAGCGCCGCGTGGGTCCCCGGCGCGAGGGGGCCGGCGGTTCTCTGTCCGGGGTGCGCACGGTCGGCCACGGCAAGGGCCGGGTGGGCTGGCTGGCCCTGGCCCTGAGCGTGGGCCTGCTCGGACTGGGCGCGCGGCTGTTCACGCTGCAGGTCACGCAGCACGGGCAGTACGCGGTGCAGTCGGCGAGCAACTTCCAGCGCGACGAGGTGATCCGCGCCCTGCGCGGTGAGATTCGCACCCGTGACGGCCTGCTGCTCGCCACCAACCGGCTGGCCGTCGACCTGGTGTACACCGGACGCAAGGCCGCCGACCGAGCCACGCCGCTGCCCGCCTGGGACAAGATCGTGTACCTCGCGGGTATCAAACCAGACGTGCTCGTGGCGGGCCAGCCCCGCGAACCGAACTTTCACAAGGAGGCCGAGACCGTGCTGGCCCGCAACGTCCCGCAGGACCGGCTGGCCGCGCTGTACGAGTACACCGTGCTCGTCCCCAGTCTGGAACTGCGCGAGCGTGTCGAGCGCATCTATCCGCAGGGCAAGATGGCCGCGCACCTGCTGGGCTACGTGCAGGAGGCCGACGACCGTCAGGTTAAGGAGGACGGGTACACCGTGGGCGACCTGGTGGGCCGCTCGGGCCTGGAATACAGCCTGCAAAAGACGCTGGAGGGCAAGAACGGCGTGCTGCGCCGCGAGGTCACGGCGACCGGGCGCCCCCTGACCCAGCGCGTGATCGACCCCGGCCAGCGCGGCCAGGACGTGCTGCTCACCATCGACAGCCGCCTGCAACGGGCCGCCGAGGACGCCCTGAGGCAGGGCTTGGTGGACGTGAACGAGGGGCGCAGCAAGTACGGCAAGCCCCCCGAGCCGTTCACCCGCGGCGCAGTCATTGCCATTGACCCGCGCACGAACGAGGTGCTGGCGATGGCCTCCAGCCCGGCGTATGACCCCAACTGGTTCTCGCGGGTGCCCAGTCCCGACCCGGTGGCCAAGAACTGGGCCATTGACCCCAACCGCAAGGACGCCGCGCTGGACGCCGTGACCAGCAACCGGGCGCTGCAGGCCTACAACCCCGGCAGCGTGTTCAAGATTGCCAGCGCCCTGATGTACGTCGAGCGCTGGGGCAACTTCTCGCTGTCGTGCGCGCCGACGTACTACTTCGGGCGGGCGCGCTTCAACAACTGGTCACACACCAACTTGGGCATGGTGGACGCCCGCAAGGCCATCGCCTTCTCGTGCAACCCGTGGTTCTACGACTCGGCGGTGCGGGCCACGCCGGGGGTCTACTCGCGCCAGCTCAAGTCCCGCCTGACCGAACTGGGCTACAACCGGCCCACCGGACTGGAGATCGTGGGCGAGAAGACCGGTCTGCTCACCGACATAGACGACTACAGCACCCCCGCCGCGCCGTGGTACGCCGGGTCAGGCCTGAACATGAGCATCGGCCAGGGCGACGTGCTCGTCACGCCCGCCCAGGTGGCGCGCGTGATGTCCACAATCATCAACGAGGGCCAGCAGCGCCCGCTGACCGTGGTTCAGGCCGTGGATGGCAAGGCCCCGCCGCGCTCCCAGCCGATCAGCGTCGTCCGTAACGGCAACACCGAGATCTTCCGGTTCATCAAGGAAGGCATGCACTGGACCACCTCCATTCCCGGCGGCACGGCGAGCACCAAGCTGGGGCCAAACCTGTTTCCGGTACCCACGGCCGGCAAGACCGGCACCGCCGAGAACGGCATCAGCGCGCGGCCCGACAAGGGATACGCCTACACCCACGCGTGGTACGAGGGTTACGGTCCAGTCGGCAACCCGACCTTTGCGGTGGTGGCCTTCTTCCAGAACGGCGGCGAGGGCTATGGCCCCGGCCTCAACGCCGTCAAACGCATGTTCGCCGCCCGCTGGTGCGTGACGCTGGGTGACCGCCTCAGCGCACTTCCGCTCGCGGAGCAGCAGCCCTGTCTGGGAGAGCTGGACCACATGCGCGAGGTGTACCGCGTGCGGGCGCAGCGCGAAACGGACACGGCGGCGGAACAGTCCCAGCAGGTGCCGTGA
- a CDS encoding Rod shape-determining protein MreD yields the protein MRRGMLGRAPSPAYRLPQRGGPGRWLRAVVYAALLVAAQGLLSRLADAAGLPAPDLFLLTGAALAWRLNPAWALVAAYGVGLGQDLLGGGVLGLHAAGVAGGALLVLMIRRYFADSGIFQAVLTVLSAVAGQWLVFGFLTYWLRSDLVTVKLLQATVPLLFVGTLLVFPLWERVVGWGFGPRSGAEENLS from the coding sequence GTGAGACGGGGAATGCTGGGCCGCGCGCCCTCACCCGCCTACCGCCTGCCGCAGCGGGGCGGGCCGGGGCGCTGGCTGCGGGCGGTGGTTTACGCCGCCTTGCTCGTCGCCGCGCAGGGTCTGCTGTCGCGGCTGGCCGACGCGGCCGGCCTCCCTGCCCCCGACCTGTTCCTGCTCACCGGGGCGGCGCTGGCGTGGCGCCTGAACCCGGCGTGGGCGCTGGTCGCCGCCTACGGGGTGGGACTGGGCCAGGACCTGCTGGGCGGCGGAGTCCTGGGCCTGCACGCGGCGGGCGTGGCGGGCGGAGCGCTGCTGGTGCTGATGATCCGGCGCTACTTCGCCGATTCGGGCATCTTCCAGGCCGTGCTGACGGTGCTCAGCGCCGTGGCCGGGCAATGGCTGGTCTTTGGTTTCCTGACGTACTGGCTGCGTTCGGACCTCGTGACCGTAAAGCTGCTCCAGGCCACCGTTCCGCTGCTGTTCGTGGGTACACTGCTGGTGTTTCCGCTGTGGGAACGCGTTGTGGGGTGGGGTTTTGGTCCCCGCTCCGGAGCCGAGGAGAACCTGTCGTGA
- the mreC gene encoding rod shape-determining protein MreC, with the protein MTAWGRLGLVFAGLLLLSMVLTRFQVVPPAALRSATVPVNRVGMTAADTLRRAYTALTRERDLGAEVARLRQENDVLRQRNELLTREAGRLRQLEIITRTQAPNALGIAQVIAVDPSPLLARLTLNRGTRDGVRIRMPVTVPGGLVGQITSVSASQATVIALVDPESTVGVTLQGGGGGRGLARGVPPDRLQAEFSRGVPVKPGDVLVTSSLGGVYPVGVRVGTVEKVLPLGPNDVNRAVIVRPAVDVGTVEDVTILEGL; encoded by the coding sequence GTGACGGCGTGGGGACGGCTGGGTCTGGTCTTCGCGGGGTTGCTGCTGCTCAGCATGGTCCTGACCCGTTTTCAGGTGGTGCCGCCCGCGGCGCTGCGCTCGGCGACCGTGCCGGTGAACCGGGTGGGCATGACGGCGGCCGACACGCTGCGCCGCGCGTACACCGCGCTGACCCGGGAACGTGATCTGGGGGCCGAGGTCGCGCGGCTGCGCCAGGAAAATGACGTGCTGCGCCAGCGCAACGAACTGCTCACCCGCGAGGCTGGACGCCTGCGCCAGCTGGAGATCATCACCCGCACGCAGGCCCCCAACGCGCTGGGCATCGCGCAGGTGATTGCCGTGGACCCCAGCCCCCTTCTTGCCCGCCTGACCCTCAACCGCGGCACGCGCGACGGCGTGCGTATCCGCATGCCGGTCACGGTACCCGGCGGACTGGTCGGGCAGATCACGTCGGTCAGCGCCTCCCAGGCCACGGTGATCGCCCTGGTGGACCCCGAGAGCACCGTGGGGGTAACCCTGCAGGGCGGCGGCGGCGGGCGCGGGCTGGCGCGCGGCGTGCCGCCGGACCGTCTGCAGGCCGAGTTCTCGCGCGGCGTGCCGGTCAAGCCCGGCGACGTGCTGGTCACCAGCAGCCTGGGCGGCGTGTACCCGGTGGGCGTGCGGGTGGGCACCGTGGAAAAGGTGCTGCCGCTGGGCCCGAACGACGTGAACCGCGCGGTGATCGTTCGGCCCGCCGTGGACGTGGGCACCGTGGAAGACGTGACCATCCTGGAGGGCCTGTGA
- a CDS encoding Maf family nucleotide pyrophosphatase, whose protein sequence is MTPAVPEVVLASGSPRRHELLTQLGVAFRVQVSGEDEDSPETDPARLAAELALRKGRSVAALNRTALVLAADTVVAVDDALLAKPRDAAENAAFLRRLSGRTHQVFTGVAAFHGGAEHAAVARTDVTFRVLNETETAFYARSGEGLDKAGGYGAQGLGMALISRLDGEYSNVVGFPLSVVIGLLRAHGVPVWGTVEHAGAPRTGAETTPA, encoded by the coding sequence ATGACGCCCGCTGTGCCCGAGGTCGTGCTGGCCTCCGGCAGTCCCCGGCGACACGAACTACTGACCCAGCTGGGGGTGGCGTTCCGGGTGCAGGTCAGCGGCGAGGACGAGGACAGCCCTGAAACCGATCCGGCGCGGCTGGCCGCTGAACTCGCCCTGCGCAAGGGCCGGAGCGTGGCTGCGCTGAACAGAACTGCCCTGGTTCTCGCCGCCGATACGGTGGTGGCGGTGGACGATGCCCTCCTCGCCAAGCCGCGGGACGCCGCCGAGAACGCCGCCTTTCTGCGCCGGCTCTCGGGGCGGACCCATCAGGTGTTTACCGGGGTGGCGGCCTTTCATGGCGGCGCGGAACACGCTGCGGTGGCCCGCACCGACGTCACCTTCCGCGTCCTGAACGAAACCGAGACGGCATTCTATGCCCGCTCCGGCGAGGGACTGGACAAGGCGGGAGGCTACGGCGCACAGGGCCTGGGCATGGCGCTGATCTCGCGCCTGGACGGTGAATATTCCAACGTGGTGGGCTTTCCGCTGTCGGTGGTGATCGGGCTGCTGCGTGCCCACGGGGTTCCGGTATGGGGCACGGTGGAACACGCGGGGGCGCCGCGAACCGGGGCGGAGACCACCCCGGCGTGA
- the deoC gene encoding deoxyribose-phosphate aldolase: MKLAPYIDHTLLKATATPADITGLCREARENAFYAVCVNPVYVPQARAELEGSGVRVATVCGFPLGAVTAGQKAVEARLSVEAGADEVDMVIHIGAALAGDWDTVQADVRAVRQAIPEHVLKVIIETCYLNDEQKRGATEAAVLGGADYVKTSTGFGTGGATLDDVRLMREVIAGRAKIKAAGGVRSAEDARAMIEAGADRLGTSGGVALVAGERSGEGY; the protein is encoded by the coding sequence GTGAAGCTCGCTCCCTACATTGACCACACCCTGCTGAAAGCCACTGCCACGCCCGCCGACATCACCGGGCTGTGCCGCGAGGCCCGTGAAAACGCCTTTTACGCCGTATGCGTCAACCCGGTCTATGTGCCGCAGGCCCGCGCCGAACTGGAGGGCAGCGGCGTGCGGGTCGCCACCGTGTGCGGCTTCCCGCTGGGAGCCGTGACGGCCGGCCAGAAAGCCGTGGAGGCCCGCCTGAGCGTCGAGGCCGGGGCCGACGAGGTGGACATGGTGATCCACATCGGTGCGGCGCTCGCCGGAGACTGGGACACCGTGCAGGCCGACGTGCGCGCGGTGCGTCAGGCCATCCCCGAACACGTCCTCAAGGTGATTATCGAGACGTGCTACCTCAATGACGAACAGAAGCGCGGCGCGACCGAGGCCGCCGTGCTGGGCGGCGCGGACTACGTGAAGACGAGCACCGGATTTGGCACCGGTGGCGCGACCCTGGACGACGTGCGGCTGATGCGCGAGGTTATCGCCGGGCGCGCAAAGATCAAGGCGGCGGGCGGTGTCCGCAGCGCCGAGGATGCCCGCGCCATGATCGAGGCCGGAGCCGACCGTCTGGGCACCTCGGGCGGTGTGGCGCTGGTGGCGGGCGAGCGCAGCGGCGAGGGCTATTGA
- a CDS encoding peroxiredoxin: MSEAADLSAAQTPLAQTPAQNAAPQAGQPFPDFALADATGQTHRLNDYAGRYLVLYVYPKDDTPGCTKEACDFRDSAPLRALGAAIVGVSADDAGSHARFAEKHSLPFPLLSDPEAGYLKSVGSYGPKNLYGKVTEGIKRQTFLIGPDGALVKSWLAVSVDGHADAVAAAIEKDQAGRERGQRD, from the coding sequence ATGAGCGAAGCCGCCGATCTCTCCGCCGCACAGACTCCTCTCGCCCAGACCCCTGCCCAGAACGCTGCTCCGCAGGCCGGACAGCCCTTTCCCGATTTCGCGCTGGCCGACGCCACGGGGCAGACCCACCGCCTGAACGACTACGCGGGCCGGTATCTGGTGCTGTACGTGTACCCCAAGGACGACACGCCCGGCTGCACCAAGGAGGCCTGCGATTTTCGCGACAGCGCGCCGCTGCGGGCGCTGGGGGCCGCCATCGTGGGCGTGAGTGCCGACGACGCGGGCAGCCACGCCCGCTTTGCCGAGAAGCACAGCCTGCCCTTTCCGCTGCTGAGTGACCCGGAGGCCGGCTACCTGAAGAGCGTCGGCTCGTACGGCCCCAAGAACCTGTATGGCAAGGTCACCGAGGGCATCAAGCGTCAGACCTTCCTGATCGGCCCGGACGGCGCCCTGGTCAAGAGCTGGCTGGCCGTGTCGGTCGACGGGCACGCGGACGCGGTGGCGGCGGCCATCGAGAAGGACCAAGCGGGACGGGAGCGGGGCCAGCGTGATTGA
- the rpiA gene encoding ribose 5-phosphate isomerase A yields the protein MIDLEPLKKEAALRAAGLVESGMRVGLGTGSTAKYAIEEIGRRLATGELRGVVGVSTSEASTVLAREVGIPVEPLDPRLLDLAIDGADEIAPNLDLIKGLGGALLREKLTEVQARRLIIIADHSKVVSRLGEKAPLPVEIAPFGFLSTIERLRRIVPGGRLRQPGTQPYVTDNGNYIYDAQLPAQGDIAALERELKGTLGVVETGLFLGMAERAFVASPEGVRELTR from the coding sequence GTGATTGACCTGGAACCCCTGAAGAAGGAGGCCGCCCTGCGCGCCGCCGGTCTGGTCGAGAGTGGAATGCGCGTGGGCCTGGGCACCGGCAGCACCGCAAAGTACGCCATCGAGGAAATCGGGCGCCGGCTCGCGACGGGGGAACTGCGCGGGGTGGTGGGGGTGTCCACCAGTGAGGCGAGCACCGTGCTGGCGCGCGAGGTCGGCATTCCGGTGGAGCCGCTCGACCCCCGGCTCCTTGACCTCGCCATAGACGGTGCGGACGAGATCGCCCCCAACCTCGACCTGATCAAGGGGCTGGGCGGCGCCTTGCTGCGCGAGAAGCTGACCGAGGTGCAGGCCCGGCGGCTGATCATCATCGCCGACCACAGCAAGGTGGTTTCGCGCCTGGGCGAGAAGGCACCGCTGCCGGTCGAGATTGCGCCCTTCGGGTTTCTCAGCACCATTGAGCGGCTGCGCCGGATCGTGCCGGGCGGACGCCTGCGCCAGCCCGGCACGCAGCCCTACGTCACCGACAACGGCAACTACATCTATGACGCCCAGCTGCCGGCGCAGGGCGACATTGCCGCGCTGGAGCGAGAGCTCAAGGGCACGCTGGGGGTGGTGGAAACCGGGCTGTTCCTGGGCATGGCCGAGCGCGCCTTTGTGGCGTCTCCAGAGGGCGTGCGCGAGCTGACCCGCTAA
- a CDS encoding PIG-L deacetylase family protein, with amino-acid sequence MRRLREGRRFGSRRRDWVLGAGLLLALGLAFAINATSALTLLYPRATAAVRALPELSAPRAGQTLLVVSPHPDDESLCCGGQIARAVQAGAQVYVVWLTSGDGFELNSALLGRTFRPRLVATENLGRRRMDEAAAAAAVLGVPATHLTFLGYPDGGLLRMWKDPAPIRSPHTGAMHVPYMRALSPGVVYTAANLRRDLGAVLDRVQPDLVLLPSTSDAHRDHIATSLFTQDLLKKRGWSSRARYWIVHGGLEWPLPKGLHQTFPLLIPPRGHYLKWQRADLTLQQEALKLQAVQAHRSQMLVMPRFMLAFVRKNELSTRQETGDPADGARSEQHNREY; translated from the coding sequence GTGCGCAGACTGAGGGAGGGCCGCCGCTTCGGAAGTCGGCGGCGGGACTGGGTGCTGGGAGCGGGACTTCTGCTTGCGCTGGGGCTGGCCTTTGCCATCAATGCCACCTCGGCGCTGACGCTGCTGTACCCGCGCGCCACCGCCGCCGTCCGCGCCCTGCCGGAGCTGAGCGCTCCGCGCGCGGGGCAGACCCTGCTGGTGGTCAGCCCCCACCCGGACGACGAGAGCCTGTGCTGCGGCGGACAGATCGCCCGGGCCGTGCAGGCGGGGGCGCAGGTGTACGTCGTGTGGCTGACCAGCGGCGACGGCTTCGAGCTGAACAGCGCCCTGCTGGGCCGCACCTTCCGTCCACGGCTGGTGGCCACCGAGAACCTGGGCCGCCGCCGCATGGACGAGGCCGCCGCCGCCGCCGCCGTGCTGGGGGTGCCGGCCACGCACCTGACCTTCCTGGGCTATCCGGACGGGGGGCTGCTGAGGATGTGGAAGGACCCCGCGCCGATCCGTTCTCCCCACACCGGGGCGATGCACGTTCCCTACATGCGTGCGCTCTCACCGGGAGTGGTCTACACGGCGGCCAATCTGCGCCGCGACCTGGGCGCTGTGCTTGACCGGGTGCAGCCGGATCTGGTGCTGCTGCCCTCTACCAGCGACGCCCACCGCGACCACATCGCCACCAGCCTGTTTACCCAGGACCTGCTGAAAAAGCGTGGCTGGAGTTCCCGGGCGCGCTACTGGATCGTTCACGGCGGTTTGGAGTGGCCGCTGCCCAAGGGTCTGCACCAGACGTTTCCGCTGTTGATTCCGCCACGCGGCCATTATCTGAAGTGGCAGCGGGCCGACCTGACCCTCCAGCAGGAGGCCCTGAAGCTGCAGGCCGTGCAGGCCCACCGCAGCCAGATGCTGGTGATGCCGCGCTTCATGCTGGCCTTCGTTCGGAAGAATGAGCTGAGCACCCGTCAGGAGACCGGTGACCCGGCCGACGGCGCCCGCAGCGAGCAGCACAACCGGGAGTACTGA
- a CDS encoding gluconate 2-dehydrogenase subunit 3 family protein translates to MTQAEREAILELLNSPQVTGPTRRALQERLDARFVREFFDETGFARLRAVATRLVPHDPAEIDLAGMVDHRLHAGSGDGWRYADAPPDGEAYRRLLRALPQAFETLAPEAQDAALQDVQSAHPRAFEDLLAELTEGFMAHPLTQYRFGYVGFADAQGWLHVGPGELEPWEEHHGPR, encoded by the coding sequence ATGACGCAGGCCGAACGCGAGGCCATTCTCGAGTTGCTGAACTCCCCGCAGGTCACCGGCCCGACCCGCCGCGCCCTGCAAGAGCGGCTGGACGCCCGCTTTGTACGCGAGTTCTTTGACGAGACCGGGTTCGCCCGCTTGCGGGCCGTGGCCACCCGCCTCGTGCCCCACGACCCGGCCGAGATCGATCTGGCGGGCATGGTGGACCACCGCCTGCACGCGGGGAGCGGCGACGGTTGGCGCTACGCGGACGCGCCGCCGGACGGCGAGGCGTACCGCCGGCTCCTGCGCGCGCTGCCACAGGCCTTTGAGACGCTGGCCCCCGAGGCCCAGGACGCTGCGCTGCAAGACGTCCAGTCTGCCCATCCGCGCGCCTTTGAGGACCTGCTCGCCGAGCTGACCGAGGGGTTCATGGCCCACCCGCTGACGCAGTACCGCTTCGGCTACGTCGGGTTTGCCGACGCCCAGGGCTGGCTCCACGTCGGCCCCGGCGAACTCGAACCCTGGGAGGAACACCATGGACCGCGCTGA